Proteins encoded by one window of Bacillota bacterium:
- the yedF gene encoding sulfurtransferase-like selenium metabolism protein YedF, with translation MQIVDCRGQACPQPVLNVKKALAKGPFPLEVLVDTPEAAGNVGRLLDANRCEYTCKSSGTLVRFMVNSPGAATESPKGEAPVWLLTADVLGSGDRELGRVLMKSLLHTIGEGPPPAVIYFLNAGVRLCAGPDALSSHLQPLADRGVDLACCGTCLDFFKLQSELHIGRVTNMYEIVEGIQTAGKVITI, from the coding sequence ATGCAAATAGTCGATTGTCGCGGGCAGGCCTGCCCGCAACCGGTTCTGAATGTAAAAAAAGCGCTGGCCAAAGGCCCTTTCCCATTGGAGGTGCTGGTGGATACCCCGGAAGCCGCCGGCAATGTCGGGCGGCTTTTGGATGCTAACCGCTGTGAATATACATGTAAGTCCTCGGGAACCCTGGTACGCTTTATGGTCAATAGTCCCGGCGCCGCCACCGAATCGCCAAAGGGGGAGGCCCCGGTCTGGCTGCTGACTGCCGACGTCTTGGGGAGCGGTGACCGAGAGCTGGGTCGAGTTTTGATGAAAAGCCTGTTGCACACCATCGGCGAAGGCCCTCCGCCAGCCGTGATTTACTTTTTAAACGCCGGCGTTCGGCTCTGTGCCGGTCCCGACGCCCTTAGCTCCCATTTGCAGCCCCTAGCGGACAGGGGTGTGGACCTGGCGTGCTGTGGCACCTGCCTGGACTTTTTTAAGCTTCAGAGTGAGCTCCATATCGGCCGGGTCACCAATATGTACGAGATTGTTGAAGGAATACAAACGGCCGGTAAGGTCATAACTATTTAA
- a CDS encoding putative DNA modification/repair radical SAM protein has protein sequence METLAKLQVLGEGAKYDICSSTSGPQGSGVCQSFTPDGRCISLLRVLMSNNCERDCAYCPNRVQRDVPRTTFAPEELARLFMDFYRRNYVSGLFLSSGIDDNADKTMDKMLATAELLRSQHGFTGYIHLKLIPGCSAGHIQEAVRLAQRVSINCETPDQESLARLSRAKSWEDITGAMEMVRTLTAADRGRQSTQFIVGAAQETDLAILKRALDCYRRYNMLRVYFSAFVPVPDTPLAVLDRTSLVREQRLYQSDFLLRQYGFRVEELPFVDGQLPLDQDPKLAWARANPGFFPLEVNRATRKELLRVPGIGPVSAGRIIKVRRQGTIANLNELKNIGVVTSRAAPYLLIRGKLAMPNRAQFNFQQLSLFGGD, from the coding sequence ATGGAGACTTTGGCTAAGTTACAGGTTTTGGGCGAAGGCGCCAAATATGATATCTGTTCCTCAACAAGCGGGCCCCAGGGTTCCGGGGTCTGCCAGTCCTTTACCCCCGACGGACGTTGCATTTCCTTACTCCGGGTGCTGATGAGCAATAATTGTGAGCGGGACTGTGCCTACTGCCCCAACCGGGTGCAGCGGGATGTGCCGCGGACAACATTTGCCCCGGAAGAGCTGGCGCGGTTGTTCATGGATTTTTACCGGCGCAATTACGTCTCCGGCCTCTTCCTCAGCTCCGGAATTGACGACAACGCCGACAAAACCATGGATAAAATGCTGGCGACGGCCGAGCTTTTGCGCAGTCAGCATGGCTTTACGGGCTACATACATCTGAAACTGATACCCGGTTGCAGCGCCGGCCATATCCAGGAGGCAGTGCGGCTGGCCCAGCGGGTCTCGATAAACTGTGAAACCCCGGACCAGGAGAGCCTCGCGCGCCTCAGCCGGGCCAAGAGCTGGGAGGATATTACCGGCGCCATGGAAATGGTGCGGACGCTGACGGCAGCCGATCGCGGTCGCCAGTCCACCCAGTTCATCGTTGGCGCCGCCCAGGAGACCGATCTGGCGATTCTCAAGCGGGCCCTGGACTGCTACCGGCGCTATAACATGCTCCGGGTCTACTTCAGCGCCTTTGTGCCGGTGCCTGATACGCCGCTGGCAGTGTTGGACCGCACCTCCCTGGTGCGGGAGCAGCGGCTCTACCAGAGCGATTTTCTCCTCCGCCAGTATGGGTTCCGTGTCGAGGAACTGCCCTTTGTCGACGGTCAATTGCCCCTGGACCAGGACCCTAAGCTCGCCTGGGCCCGGGCCAATCCCGGCTTCTTTCCCCTGGAGGTGAACCGGGCCACCCGTAAAGAGCTCTTGCGAGTGCCCGGTATCGGGCCGGTTTCTGCCGGCAGGATTATAAAGGTGCGCCGTCAGGGTACGATTGCTAATCTCAATGAGCTGAAGAACATTGGCGTTGTCACATCCCGGGCCGCACCCTACCTGCTGATCCGGGGCAAGCTGGCAATGCCGAATCGGGCACAGTTCAATTTCCAGCAGTTAAGTTTGTTTGGAGGTGACTAA
- a CDS encoding DUF4130 domain-containing protein, with translation MLKFDLTPDAFVRAALLHLRDGVEIIAGDEQTLFHPALDTDDPAVHRRFLQLLESERWGSALGEGRIRSLLFFCLRHRSRNWALMVSALAELLERGPEYLLGGAGEASHKLLAMRSQVVREIHRLTGFTRLTPVQELLVGEAPTRHLTGDLVALGLARRNPGTPLVLLTPQGDWLALKGRVRPVDGAPFRSHLDKDSFRRTWLTYYRSQFIDERNNPRHAARAIPREYWQWLAEGEELDKARRQKRE, from the coding sequence ATGCTCAAGTTTGACCTTACCCCCGACGCCTTTGTGCGGGCAGCACTCTTGCACCTCCGGGACGGGGTGGAGATTATCGCCGGCGATGAGCAGACCTTGTTTCATCCGGCCCTGGACACCGATGACCCTGCCGTTCACCGCCGGTTCCTGCAATTGCTGGAATCGGAACGCTGGGGGAGCGCCTTGGGCGAAGGGCGCATTCGCAGTCTGCTGTTTTTCTGCCTGCGGCACCGAAGTCGTAACTGGGCATTGATGGTTTCGGCGCTTGCCGAGCTTCTGGAGCGCGGCCCGGAATATCTGCTGGGGGGTGCTGGCGAGGCCAGCCACAAACTGTTGGCGATGCGCAGCCAGGTGGTGCGGGAAATTCACCGCCTTACCGGCTTTACCCGCCTGACGCCCGTTCAGGAACTGCTGGTAGGCGAGGCGCCAACACGGCACCTCACAGGCGATTTGGTCGCCTTGGGGCTGGCGCGACGCAATCCCGGCACCCCACTGGTGCTGCTCACGCCCCAGGGCGATTGGCTGGCGCTAAAGGGCAGGGTGCGCCCGGTGGACGGGGCCCCCTTCCGCAGTCACCTGGACAAGGATTCATTTCGCCGGACCTGGCTCACCTATTACCGCAGCCAGTTCATCGATGAGCGCAACAATCCCCGGCATGCCGCCCGGGCCATACCCCGGGAATACTGGCAGTGGCTGGCGGAGGGAGAAGAATTGGACAAGGCGCGACGCCAAAAACGAGAATAG
- a CDS encoding HAMP domain-containing histidine kinase: protein MTLELPIDLIEYWGTHKQTPMLLLDFNNIIIWHNKWSAWLFEQPLQEVNIRQLQSGDILEDFISLVRKHQQPPMLSMTMCDVPFQVSGQLIQREDGEVVLLKWHMNFLSTASMLEVYRMMQDFALEAGDRVNNPLTTVLNCLHMLKRSVPESNPNFNFLELALREATTMQEFGNYVRRLSNELPVMDTFDLVATIRDAMDRRGLMDWELAIPEAVPPVIGALEHAKVVLGGFISLVKQATGNSPGRVSIAQTSEGRVSVVIAAGEGRVRDLRMLSEEFYGGLGLMSARYLLTLMQAHLDLDYGDGNAVQIAFVPGATKEL from the coding sequence ATGACTCTGGAGTTGCCCATAGATTTAATCGAATATTGGGGAACGCACAAACAGACACCGATGTTGCTCCTAGATTTTAATAATATAATCATCTGGCATAACAAGTGGTCTGCCTGGTTGTTTGAACAGCCATTGCAAGAAGTAAATATCAGGCAACTCCAGTCGGGGGACATCCTGGAAGACTTCATTTCCTTGGTTCGGAAACATCAGCAACCGCCCATGCTCTCGATGACCATGTGCGATGTTCCGTTTCAGGTATCCGGTCAGCTGATTCAGCGAGAGGACGGGGAAGTTGTGCTGCTCAAATGGCACATGAACTTTCTGTCCACGGCCAGCATGTTGGAGGTGTACCGGATGATGCAGGATTTCGCGTTAGAGGCAGGGGATCGGGTCAATAACCCCCTTACCACTGTGCTTAACTGTTTGCACATGCTAAAACGTTCTGTGCCTGAATCCAACCCCAACTTTAATTTTCTGGAGCTGGCGCTGCGTGAGGCGACAACAATGCAGGAATTTGGCAATTATGTGCGGCGCTTGAGTAATGAACTGCCTGTTATGGATACTTTTGACCTTGTTGCCACCATTCGGGATGCCATGGACCGCCGGGGCTTGATGGACTGGGAGCTTGCGATACCGGAGGCGGTTCCGCCGGTAATCGGTGCCCTTGAGCACGCAAAAGTGGTGCTGGGCGGGTTCATCAGCCTAGTAAAGCAGGCAACGGGCAACAGCCCGGGCCGGGTCAGCATTGCCCAGACGTCTGAAGGCCGAGTGAGTGTTGTGATCGCTGCCGGCGAAGGGCGAGTCAGGGATTTGCGAATGCTCTCGGAAGAGTTCTACGGCGGCCTCGGCCTGATGTCCGCCCGCTATTTACTGACCCTGATGCAGGCCCATCTGGATTTGGATTATGGTGACGGCAATGCCGTTCAGATTGCATTTGTCCCTGGAGCAACAAAAGAGCTGTAG
- a CDS encoding diacylglycerol kinase family lipid kinase: protein MFNVSPKGGLLMSKIFVLVNPASANGSTRQVWPEISKYLKHKGLEFESALTIEPYQAPELVRAALQRGFETVVAIGGDGTVNEVVNGFFDGGEAINPEARLAIISRGTGCDLIRTLGIPKDYKEAIDRIVANRECCIDLGQVEFTAHDGSRATRWFVNIADAGLGGTVANRVNHTSKSAGGFLSFFYGTLWSILSYRSAPAKVIADGKEVYAGSLAMAGLANGCYLGGGMHLSPDSQLDDGLLDLVVIQGMPKPILLANLAKVYKGTHLSHPKIFTLPAREVVIEAERPLLLELDGEAPGTTPARFSVRPQALRVLV, encoded by the coding sequence ATGTTTAATGTTTCTCCGAAAGGTGGACTTTTAATGTCTAAAATATTCGTGCTTGTCAATCCTGCATCTGCAAACGGCAGCACCCGTCAGGTGTGGCCGGAAATCAGCAAATACCTTAAACATAAGGGGCTGGAATTTGAAAGCGCTCTCACCATCGAACCCTATCAGGCGCCTGAGCTGGTGCGCGCCGCTTTGCAGCGGGGCTTTGAAACGGTGGTGGCCATCGGTGGCGATGGGACTGTCAACGAGGTGGTCAATGGTTTCTTCGACGGCGGCGAGGCCATCAACCCCGAGGCGCGCCTGGCGATAATTTCCCGGGGCACCGGCTGCGACCTAATCCGCACTTTGGGAATCCCCAAAGACTACAAAGAAGCTATTGACCGGATTGTCGCGAATCGGGAGTGCTGCATCGATTTGGGCCAGGTGGAGTTTACCGCCCATGATGGCAGCAGAGCCACACGCTGGTTTGTAAACATCGCCGATGCCGGACTGGGAGGGACAGTTGCCAACCGGGTCAACCACACCTCCAAATCCGCCGGCGGATTTCTCTCCTTCTTTTACGGCACCCTGTGGTCAATCCTCTCGTACCGGAGCGCTCCGGCAAAGGTAATCGCCGACGGCAAGGAAGTCTATGCCGGGTCGCTGGCCATGGCCGGCCTCGCCAACGGTTGTTACTTAGGCGGCGGCATGCATCTTTCCCCCGATTCCCAGCTGGACGACGGACTTCTGGATTTAGTAGTTATCCAGGGGATGCCCAAGCCCATATTGTTGGCGAACCTGGCCAAAGTCTATAAAGGCACCCATCTCAGCCATCCGAAAATCTTTACGCTCCCGGCCCGGGAGGTTGTCATTGAAGCCGAGCGGCCGTTGCTCCTGGAGCTAGACGGCGAGGCCCCGGGGACAACGCCCGCCCGCTTTAGCGTCCGCCCCCAGGCCCTGCGGGTTTTGGTCTAG
- a CDS encoding DUF1893 domain-containing protein, giving the protein MGGDLKIAAEILETENQSLVVVRDGRKLFSSSLPGVKSLLDALDSDVLPGSAVADKVIGRAAAMIAALGEVKAVHTPLMSQGAAEVFSSAGILYSAEKIVPCIKNRQGTGPCPIEAATEFTVVPEKGVAAIRQLLQELQGANKTQQAEKVIH; this is encoded by the coding sequence ATGGGCGGAGATCTCAAGATAGCAGCGGAAATTCTCGAAACCGAAAACCAGTCTCTGGTGGTGGTGCGGGACGGACGCAAGCTGTTCTCCAGCTCTTTGCCCGGGGTCAAGTCGCTGCTGGATGCACTGGACAGCGATGTTCTGCCCGGCAGCGCCGTGGCGGACAAAGTCATCGGCCGGGCCGCAGCAATGATTGCCGCCCTAGGCGAAGTCAAAGCTGTTCACACGCCGCTGATGAGCCAGGGCGCAGCCGAAGTCTTCAGTTCCGCCGGCATCCTCTACAGCGCCGAAAAAATCGTTCCGTGTATCAAGAACCGTCAGGGCACTGGCCCCTGCCCCATCGAAGCTGCGACCGAATTCACCGTTGTGCCGGAAAAAGGCGTCGCTGCAATCCGCCAGCTCTTGCAAGAACTGCAGGGCGCCAACAAAACCCAACAAGCAGAAAAAGTGATTCATTAA